From the Quercus lobata isolate SW786 chromosome 6, ValleyOak3.0 Primary Assembly, whole genome shotgun sequence genome, one window contains:
- the LOC115949703 gene encoding uncharacterized protein LOC115949703: protein MSKRARTDIPLVLGFSDEDKVGTMQPHDDALVVTLRIGRYDVRRVMVDQGSAADIMYHNLYKGLGLKPEHLIAYSSPLVSFEGRMVILKGQIRLPVQAGTNVVEVDFIVVDVFFPYTAIIGRPWLHSLGAVSSTLHQKVKYPSGGQVLEIVQSQAAARQCLVAAIEHRPEAETSATADNGL from the coding sequence ATGTCTAAAAGAGCTAGGACGGACATCCCATTGGTTTTGGGCTTTTCAGATGAAGACAAAGTAGGAACCATGcagccacatgatgatgctCTGGTGGTCACACTAAGAATTGGCAGGTATGATGTGAGAAGAGTAATGGTTGACCAGGGCAGCGCTGCTGATATAATGTACCATAACTtatacaaggggctaggtttgaagccTGAGCACTTGATAGCTTATAGTTCACCTCTGGTGAGTTTTGAAGGAAGAATGGTCATCCTAAAAGGTCAAATCAGGCTACCTGTGCAGGCCGGTACaaatgtggtggaggtggacttcatcgTTGTAGATGTTTTCTTTCCATACACGGCTATTATAGGCCGACCTTGGCTCCATTCCCTGGGGGCAGTCTCCTCTACCCTACACCAGAAGGTAAAGTACCCATCCGGAGGTCAAGTTTTGGAGATAGTACAAAGTCAGGCTGCAGCCCGGCAATGCCTGGTAGCGGCTATCGAACATCGGCCAGAGGCGGAGACCTCGGCTACTGCCGATAATGGATTATAG